tgtaagcagaaagaaaaacagggtcataaaaaacaaacacattcatcagtaataatgtcctcaatcagcttcctgAATATCCCAGAGGCACCAAAACATCAGATGGAAGAACATTTAGAAGATTGTTCCACAAAGGAGGTGCAAGAAATATAAAAGCTGATTTGCCTAGCTCAGTAGAGTTAGGTATCTCTGAGAATGGGTGTGGTAACTAACTCCTATGTCTAAAGTTTAGAACTTGGTCACATTGTAGCCTATGACCTGAGCTTTAGACATGACATTGGTTTCTTTGGTTTCAATGATTCAGCAGAGTACTCACTTCACTGTTCTATTATTATATAACGGTTATTTTGGGAACACGTTTCCATACAGAAACATGATTCTGTACCTGAAAATTGACCACTGAACTTTGATTAGATGCAGAGCGGGAAGCTGTTGTTTTGCAGTCATGATTGAATACAGGGGGGAACATATTTGGTTCGTGATTGGTTGAAGAAGTAACCTGATCTGCATCTGGCCATCTCATTGGCTGGGTTGTGTGCTGAAGGGATGGATACTCTATGAGGGAGAAAGACATTAACAAAGAATCTTGTGAAAGGATAATACATTTTGGATTCAAACATTAGGGGCCAGTAATGTTTCTCATTTCAACCTCATTGGTTACTAAGCAACCACCCACGACAATCCCTCATTGGTTACCAGAAACCCTCCCATGACAACCTCTTGTTGGTTACCCGTGACAACTTCCTTGCGTATACCTTTATATTTCTGTTTCGAGGTCAATCTCCCAGCCGTTTCCTGTAGCAAACACAAGAACAGGAAGTCAAGTTTTTTACCTTGGTCGATTATACTGATGTGTTCTGACTTCGaaacttgaaaatatgaagtatctgtattcatgtcactgagggagagaggagaatgtaGAACGTTTACATTCTGTCAGAATATGTTATTGTTTGACATCAGGGATCCTATGGAAAGGAAAATGGCCACAGTCTGGTACAAGTCAACAGGACAGCcatgagttggggaggagtgaggaatttgggctgaggtcaggtcagataaagtgaggaagaacagatatcactaaagttctgtctagcaacagagatgtattggctgtTCAGTGATGTTAGGAGGTTTAAATAccagtgcttgtgtgaatatgtCTTGGTCTAATGCAGCTGTgtgacccagtgggtgaataaacttggtttgagctttactAAGTGTCCATGTGTTTACTACTCTATTTAGAATCTAACAATACCCATAACACCACCATGTCACAACTGTTATTTTACATGTTACACAAGAATGCAGACTCATGTTACTCTGTGTAGGCCACTCTGTTTTCTCATACACAAGATGTTTTTCCTTGAATTTAGGAAAAAGAAAATAGGTCCTGAATAATGTTgtataatattttatttatttatatttatcaGAAATTTTCCAATTTTCCATTTTCCTATTTGAGGATCTGGTGCAAAATATATACAATTATTAACTTTAGACCCATACCTGGTTCCACGGGGGAAGTTTCCCTTAGGTACTGATTATGGAACAGCGTCCCCTCCCAcaatcctaaccataaccattacTGAGGAAAATTCAAAACCGACCAGTGTTAAACGCCAACTTTACCATACATCGCATACCTGTGTTGGGGGAGGTTCACTCTTCACACGATCAGAGATTTTCACTTTGTGTTTTTGAATTCCTGTTAAAGgtgaataaataaatgaatgggTGGATTAATGGATGAATGAACAGATGAACGCAcaaacaaatgaatgaatgaatgataaCTGCAGTGGTAATTTAAGATGTTTGGAAAATGTATTGAGTTATAAAGGGTTGTACCTGATGGCTGTGAGATATGAAGGGCAGCAACAGAGGATGTAATACTCTGCTCACTCTCTGagtcctggggagagagagagagagagagagagagtgagagacagccggacagacagacaaacaaacagaggtcgGCGTTAGAATGCGAGGTAGACATAGTTGTTTAATAAAGTTGACTAGTACTGCTACGGTACTGAAAGCTTTGAATGACAGGGTCATCTTCAGTACCAGTTTTTTCTGCACTTGATGGACGGCATCATTTATCCCTTGTTTGTGTTTCTCGTACATCTTCTCTGTCACAGCAAGGCAGTCTGAACACCAAAAAAATAGAGCCATGGGTCACAAGAAAATATGGGTTAAAGATGTACTTCGGGATCATGAGCACAAAAAAAATCATAACATATTGCACAAATTTGATTTGTAACATATCCACTCCCCTCCAGACTCTTGTCTTACCCAGGAATGTGGGTCTCAGGGTGGGCTTTGTATCCCAGCATCTCTCCATGAGGTCCACCAGTTCCCCCAGCCCTTCGACCTGGTCCCTGTCCAACGCATCCAGAGAGGGTCTATCCCCCTCGGGGATCCGGAACCGCACCAAACTGGACCGGGCGTCTAGGGGgacgggagggggaggagaaggagggttgTGAATTAGAGGGAAGTGGGTATATCTTTGATGGACAAATGTATTTAGGTTTGTGTGTTAGGACTAGTCACTCACTAGGATATGGCTCTTTTCCCGTGATAATGGACCACAGTAGTATGCCATAGCTGTTAGAAAGAGAACAATAATCATCATGATAGCCATGTAGCGTATGTTTCTCTTActacagtgccatcagaaagtcTTTTCCGCATCTTGTTgagttacaaagtgggattaaaattatTCAATTGTCATttcttgtcaacgatctacacaaaatactctgtaatgtcaactTGGAAGAAACATTCTTAACCTTTGTAAaggttaatacattttagaatcacctttggcagcgattataactgtgagtatttctgggtaagtctctaagagctttccacacattTGGACTGtgtaacatttgcccattattaatTTCCAAATTCTTCAAGCTGTGTCAAATTGGATGTTGATCATTGCgagacagctattttcaggtcttgccatagattttcaagcagatttaagtcaaaactgtaactcggccactcaggaacattcaatgtcttcttggtaagcaactccagtgtatatttggccttgtgttttaggttattgtcctgctgagagatgaattaatctcccagtgtgtGGTGGAAGCAggctgaaacaggttttcctataggattttgcctgtgcttagctcaattTCAGATTTTTTAATTCCTGAAACTcgccagtccttaacgattacaagcatacccataacatgttgcagccaccactatgcttgaaaatatggaaagtggtattcagtaatgtgttgtattgtatttgccCCTGATGAGTTCTGACTCTAAACTTGAAATATTGTTAATTATCAGGTATCTTATTGGAATATTGAATGCCATAGTCTGGTttctacaccagaagttaatggttatatGTAGGCGGAATGTATATAGTGGATGCAATTCAGCTTGGAATGTACTGAGTTAAAAAAAGGCAATCACATGTTTACAGGCACTGATAAGCATGGAGAGCATGGAGAGGTCATATTAAGGGAGAATGAACAGTTTATTGCCCGCATTACTTAACTTCCTGCCTTGCAGGAGGAGACTCCAACCAAATTGGGGTATACATAATACCACTGGTGGAAATATGTCTTTGTCTTATGCAGCTGTATAAGACTGACCCAGTGCGTggataaacttggtttgagctttattAAGAATCTGTGAGTTTTAATCTGTTTATTTAGAACCTAATACCACAAACATAACACTTGTATTCAGGGCAAAAAGTAAATTGCTTTTCCACATTTATTGCAGTATTactaggcttccttcttttcacatggtcagttaggttagtattgtggagtaactacaatgtttttgacccctcctcagttctcttatcacagccattgaagagcggcaggtagcatagtggttgcTTGTTTGAATTCAGAGCTGGCAAGGTGGAAAatactgtcgttctgcccttgaacaatgctgttaactacaacaactgctccctgtgCACCTATAacatggatgttgattaaggcagccccccgcacctctctgattctctGACTCTCTGGTTGAATgctttcagttgtgcaactgactaggtatccccctttcccattaAACTCTGCACCTGTTTAATaaatcatggtgaaatccctgagcggtttccttcctctccgagttaggaaggatgcctgtaactttgtagtgactgggtgtgttcatacaccatccaaagtggaattaacagatgaggtagtcattcaaaaatgattTTAAAACACTCACTCACAGTGTATGACTTATATGACTATGTAagaacatttttactcctgaacttatttaggcttgccataacaaagggtttgaatacttcttGACTTAAGACACTTCAGCGtttcattttttatgaatttgtaaacattttgaattccacattgtgtgtaggccagtgacacaaaatctcaatgtaGTCCAttttaaggctgtaacacaacacaatgtggaaaaaaatcTGAGTGTGAAAACATTCTGTAGGCACTATATGTATCCATTCAgttcacaagcatttcgctgcacgttttatacctgctgtaaactcTTTTATTATTCTGAATGATGCCTTGAGAAAGAGTGAAATGTCAATTGTATCAATGGTGTATACTTACCTGTAGATATCCGAGGCGTGGGTGGGCTTGTATGTCATGTCAAAAGCCTCTGGTGGCATGTAACTTAATGTACCGCCATCCTCTCCCGTGTCCTTCCTGTTCGCTTTAGAAATGCTGTGGTAAACCCTGGCTAGGCCGAAATCtgtcagctggagagagagagaataatgtcACAATCATTGGTGAAATTGCCAAGGGAGGAGCATGGGGGGCACATATCTCTGCACCAGCCGTCCCTGAATATGATTGGCCTCTCTTGGTGCCCCCCATTCTCATTGGGTCAGAGCGCTGTCAATCTGGCTCAAATTGAAGAGGTTCTGGTTTTCCCGTTGGCTGAGAATTTTTTTTGGGGCAGCTCCATCGACGACCACATCGTCGTCTGCATTTCAGGCATTACGAGAAAAACTTTCAGAATGACCAAGTGAATGCTGACAGAATAGAATCAGGAGACAGACTCGGGAGTTGGGATCAACATTCAACAACACAAGTGTAATAATTACTCTTTGGtgtgtgcttatatttgtcctatttcacagaTGTACAAGTATGTATTATACATGACAACtattaaataaaacatatggaatcatgtagaaatcaaaaaagtgttaattaaatcaaaatatattttatatttgagattcttcaaagtagccaccctttgccttgaaaccagctttgcacactcttggcattctctcaaccagcttcatgaggttgtcatctggaatgcattgcaattaacaggtctgccttgttaaaggttcatttgtggaatttcttctcttaatgtgtttgagcatcagttgtgttgtaacaaggtaggggtggtatacagaagatagcccctATTT
The genomic region above belongs to Oncorhynchus kisutch isolate 150728-3 linkage group LG16, Okis_V2, whole genome shotgun sequence and contains:
- the ripk3 gene encoding receptor-interacting serine/threonine-protein kinase 4; the protein is MELSSCPAPLLIGDDSLQKWCVIGSGGFGQIHKARHVEWGLDVAIKLLHYDDGSSSSLLREADLMRQGGSSYVLRILGVYQGRPPSSGPSTHLGLVMEFMERGSLETLQERLSGPPPWPLSFRLAHQVALGMNFLHHLDPPLLHLDLKPSNVLLDDSLHAKLTDFGLARVYHSISKANRKDTGEDGGTLSYMPPEAFDMTYKPTHASDIYSYGILLWSIITGKEPYPNARSSLVRFRIPEGDRPSLDALDRDQVEGLGELVDLMERCWDTKPTLRPTFLDCLAVTEKMYEKHKQGINDAVHQVQKKLDSESEQSITSSVAALHISQPSGIQKHKVKISDRVKSEPPPTQETAGRLTSKQKYKEYPSLQHTTQPMRWPDADQVTSSTNHEPNMFPPVFNHDCKTTASRSASNQSSVVNFQRLCSTPVTTSSYPTGGFSINMSNVEGLQFGDNNTMFIRSPHLSKRHRNPTAPSRVNFTPVKPRNPKAPEPW